Part of the Gracilimonas sp. genome, CCAATAAAACTAAAGAAGATACTGAAGCTTCTTTGGCTGACTTCATGAAACCGGATCCAACCTATTCGAAATTTTATTTAACCGGCACCGACCTGACAGAAGAAAGATTTGGTTTGAATATGATCTCCGGGTATAAAAAGATAATTGAGGCTCTCGAGAAAGCATTTCAGGATAAAAATGTATTCACTGCCAAAGGCCCGTTTAATTCTATTTCAAAAGCGATTGATGCCATAGATTTAGGTGAAGTTTTTATACTTGGCAGCCAAGAAAACTCAGAGCTGGACATAGCCACATTACATATTGACACCAATTCCAATGTTGGACATTTAAAAACTGAATTAAAAGAAGCCTTGGAAAATAACCTCATTGTTGCCTACAAAGAACAGGCTAAGGATGGCTTCGACCTTCACATATTCTCAAAAAAGAATGTGTACACCAATATGTTTTATCCGCTTCAGGAATTGGTGCCCGATACCTTCCGCTTTTTCAGTATCAATGGAAAGAAATTCAGATCTGAACGCCATTTCTATTTCGAGACCTGGACATTGGATCGCCCTCCCCATGGTTTTGAGGAAGTCCACCCTGAGACTGTGTTATAGTGATGAGTGATAAAGTAGGCCTTAGCTACTTTTTGCTTCACTTTATCTCATCAATTTTACAGACCTAAAATAACTTATTCGTCAGACCGCTATAGAATCAAACCCATTCAAGCTATCACTCAAAGCGGTCAGACGAGGACCGGAAGTTTTTCAAACCTACTCATCACTTTATCACTCATCTACTCCGGGAACGTCCATAGGCTCATTATTCTGCCACCAAAACGTCGGTAATTCTTTTTGATTTGGAAATACTTCATTCAAAGTTTCTGCTTCATACATATAACCATTTTTCATGATGTAAGAGATATCAGCTGTATTCCGGATGTCATCCAATGGATTGCTGTTCAGAATCACTAAATCGGCCAGTTTACCTTCTTCGATAGATCCTAAATCCTGATCGAGTCCAATTCCATCAGCGCCCTGAATGGTGGCTACTTTCAGAATATCATGCTCTGAAATTCCACCGGCTTGCATCGCCCATAATTCCCAGTGGTAACCAAGTCCTTGTAATTGACCATGACTTCCAACTCCGGCCCGGCCACCGGCCTCAACCAAATCTTTCACAAAAACAGACAGCTCTTCAAACACGTGCTCTTCTTCCATAAACCAACCGGCTGTTCGGCGACGAGTACGCTGATCGAGATTCTGATGAGGCATGAAGTGTTGTAATTTTTTATCATCATGGGGCCTTTCGGTGGCGTAAAAATAATTTTCAGCCCAAGGCCCACCGTATGCAACCAGCAGGGTCGGTGTGTACACCGTTCTGGAATATGAAACCAAATCGATTACATCTTTATAAAGTGGAAATATCGGGAATGAGTGTTCATGCCCGGGGTATCCATCTATCACCTGTGTCAGGTTTTCCTTGAAATCGAGTGATCCTTCCGTAGTCGGCATTAATTCCTGTTCTCGTGCGGCCTGGATGATCCACTGTCGTTGCTCACGATTTCCGGCCCCATACATCTTAATGGTTTTTGTATCGTAATATTTACTGTACCGGGTAAGCACGTCACGGGCATGATCCAGGTCTTTAATATTTTCACTACTGAAAACACCCGGGCCTGTTGAATATACTCTTGGCCCCATCAACTTGCCGGCATGAACCAAGTCCTGATAGGTAAGCACATCTGTAGTTGCAGTCTGAGGATCTCGAGTAGTAATCACACCGTAAGCAAGATTCGTCAAATAAGACCAAAACTCTCCACGGTGTAAATTTACTGGGTGACGAAAATGGGCATGAGTATCTACAAAACCGGGAATAATAGTTTTTCCGGACATATCTTTTACTTCCGCATCGGAAGGAATTTCAACTTCCCCTTGTTCCCCAATCGCAATAATTCGGTTATTTTGAATAACCAAATCTGCATTTTCAACAACTTCATCGCCATTCATTGTAATTGCCCTGGCTCCTCTTAACACTAACACACCTTCCGGAATATCACGATCACCCATCACGCTAATATTGATTTCCAAAGGCTTATATCCTTCTTCTTTGTCAGATTCTTCCTCTGTTTTTTCTTCGGCGTCTTCCTCTTCAGCCTCTGCTTCCTCTTCCTTCTCCGGCTCTTCTTCAGCTTCTAATTTTTCAGCAGTTTCTACGCTGTCTTTATAAGCTTTTTCCGCCTCGAAATCGTAAATCATATGGGCATTTCCAATGGACCAGTGAGCTTTACTGGCATCCCAACTCCAAGCCGGGAATTGTCCTCCAATATCCGTAAGCTGATTGCTTGGAAAAGCACTGGACGACCCACCAACATTAATCGTGGGGGCATCACCACCAACTTTAGGTACTGTAACTACAAATATATCATTATTTATCTGGGCAAGGGCCTGATCTCCTTCCGGAGCCATGCGAATCCATGAAGCACGCGGACTGAAGCTTGAGCCCGGGGCACTTTTGCCTCGCACTTCGAGATGAAATTTCTCATCGGTCCCATCCCACCTGATAGAGCTA contains:
- a CDS encoding amidohydrolase family protein; this encodes MIALLVWLVPQMGVSQDTEAESDSTEKEKLNDLPLEAEREFSFNLKEGSWIALDVNPDGSTIVFDYLGDLYTIPIEGGEATQITEGMQFDSQPRFSPDGQKVVFISDASGGEGVWVYDFETEEKEQITKGKNNEYQSPEWAPDGKYIIASKDSPGNHKIWMYHVDGGSGTALVSEPSSLRMTEGAFGADDHYIWFSRRFGSWNYNASLPQYQIATYDRETGDITVQSDRYGSSFRPTLSSDGKWLVYGTRHDEHTGLVKQNLETGDESWLAYPVQHDDQESRASRDVLPGMSFTPDNKHVVTSYGGKIWKLPIDGGDAVEIPFSVNSTIELGPELDFDYPIEDTPQFKITQIRDAVPSPDGKKLAFTALNEVYTMELPDGEPRKLVNLDETQAQPVWSPDGDWIAFVTWTPETGKVYKVRSNGRRLQQINEEEGVFQDPVWNNDGSRIVLIKGDPQDFRNATQRSAFQGTSDLIWIDANGSENNFITYSNGRSNPHFVKDSDRIYLSSYGNGLSSIRWDGTDEKFHLEVRGKSAPGSSFSPRASWIRMAPEGDQALAQINNDIFVVTVPKVGGDAPTINVGGSSSAFPSNQLTDIGGQFPAWSWDASKAHWSIGNAHMIYDFEAEKAYKDSVETAEKLEAEEEPEKEEEAEAEEEDAEEKTEEESDKEEGYKPLEINISVMGDRDIPEGVLVLRGARAITMNGDEVVENADLVIQNNRIIAIGEQGEVEIPSDAEVKDMSGKTIIPGFVDTHAHFRHPVNLHRGEFWSYLTNLAYGVITTRDPQTATTDVLTYQDLVHAGKLMGPRVYSTGPGVFSSENIKDLDHARDVLTRYSKYYDTKTIKMYGAGNREQRQWIIQAAREQELMPTTEGSLDFKENLTQVIDGYPGHEHSFPIFPLYKDVIDLVSYSRTVYTPTLLVAYGGPWAENYFYATERPHDDKKLQHFMPHQNLDQRTRRRTAGWFMEEEHVFEELSVFVKDLVEAGGRAGVGSHGQLQGLGYHWELWAMQAGGISEHDILKVATIQGADGIGLDQDLGSIEEGKLADLVILNSNPLDDIRNTADISYIMKNGYMYEAETLNEVFPNQKELPTFWWQNNEPMDVPGVDE